One Oryza brachyantha chromosome 3, ObraRS2, whole genome shotgun sequence DNA segment encodes these proteins:
- the LOC102718724 gene encoding probable beta-1,3-galactosyltransferase 2: MSFNKSRGAAALGGGDELVLRGTISKKWTFLLCLGSFCIGLIFTNRMWTMPEPKEIIRRSALEVNKMNLVSGDCAQSSIAEQKDIIGEVPRTQDAIQALDKTISNLEMELASAKASQEESELNGAPQSESTGKRRYFMVIGINTAFSSRKRRDSVRATWMPQGERRRKLEEEKGIIIRFVIGHSASSGGILDRAIDAEDRKHGDFMRLDHVEGYLELAAKTKSFFVTALSTWDAEYYIKVDDDVHVNIATLGNILAKHRSKPRAYIGCMKSGPVLAQKGVRYHEPEYWKFGEWGNKYFRHATGQLYAISKDLASYISINQHVLHKYANEDVSLGAWFIGLDVEHVDDRRLCCGTQPDCEWKAQAGNVCAASFDWSCSGICKSADRMKEVHQRCGENGSAIWNAKF; encoded by the exons atgagctTCAAcaagagcaggggagcggcggcgctgggcGGAGGCGACGAGCTGGTGCTGAGGGGCACCATCTCCAAGAAATGGACCTTCCTGCTCTGCCTCGGCAGCTTCTGCATCGGCCTCATCTTCACCAACAG gatgTGGACAATGCCAGAACCAAAAGAGATCATAAGAAGGTCGGCCCTAGAAGTGAACAAGATGAACCTTGTGTCCGGTGACTGTGCTCAGAGCAGT ATTGCGGAGCAAAAAGATATAATTGGAGAGGTCCCAAGAACTCAGGATGCTATACA GGCACTGGACAAAACAATATCAAACTTAGAAATGGAGTTAGCATCGGCAAAGGCCTCACAGGAGGAGTCTGAGCTCAATGGTGCGCCACAATCTGAATCTACGGGGAAACGACGGTACTTCATGGTCATTGGCATCAACACCGCATTCAGCAGCCGGAAACGGAGAGATTCAGTTCGTGCGACGTGGATGCCTCAAG GTGAGAGAAGAAGGAAGCTCGAGGAAGAAAAGGGAATTATCATTCGGTTCGTCATCGGTCATAG TGCATCATCTGGTGGGATACTTGATAGAGCTATTGATGCAGAAGATAGGAAACATGGTGACTTCATGAGATTG GATCATGTTGAAGGGTATCTTGAATTGGCTGCAAAGACAAAATCATTTTTCGTGACAGCCTTATCCACGTGGGATGCAGAGTACTACATTAAAGTGGATGATGATGTACATGTAAATATAG CAACTCTTGGTAACATATTGGCTAAGCATCGATCGAAGCCTCGAGCATACATTGGTTGCATGAAATCTGGTCCAGTCTTGGCTCAGAA GGGTGTAAGATACCATGAACCCGAGTACTGGAAATTCGGCGAATGGGGGAACAAGTACTTCCGTCATGCAACCGGTCAGTTGTATGCAATCTCCAAGGATCTGGCTTCTTACATATCAATCAACCA GCATGTCCTCCACAAATACGCTAATGAGGATGTGTCATTAGGAGCATGGTTCATCGGTCTAGATGTCGAACACGTCGATGATCGCAGGCTTTGCTGCGGTACACAACCAG ATTGCGAATGGAAGGCACAGGCAGGCAATGTATGCGCTGCGTCGTTCGACTGGAGCTGCAGCGGCATCTGCAAATCAGCGGATCGGATGAAGGAGGTCCATCAACGGTGTGGGGAGAACGGCAGCGCCATCTGGAATGCAAAGTTCTGA
- the LOC102718442 gene encoding potassium transporter 21-like, with the protein MDPSVEKDRKQMDHELVDVESGRPDDDAATVERQDSLFREVVRAEHGGHWDEEGGWGRTARLAFQCVGILYGDIGTSPLYVYSSTFEHGVGHPDDVVGVLSLIIYSFLLFTVIKIVFVALHANDHGDGGTFALYSLISRHAKVSLIPNHQAEDELISGYSNNSGGKPSGTLRRAQWLKQLLETSMSAKISLFLLTILAIAMVISDAVLTPPISVLSAVGGLREKAPHLTTDQIVWITVAILVVLFAIQRYGTDKVGYTFAPIILLWLLLIGATGLYNLIKHDIGVLKAFNPKYIIDYFRRNKKEGWVSLGAILLCFTGSEALFANLGYFSIRSIQLSFSFGLLPSVLLAYTGQAAFLSKNPENVANAFFAATPISLFWPTFIMAIAASIIGSQAMISCAFATVSHLQSLSCFPRVKILHTSKRFPGQLYIPGVNFLLCVAACIVTVSFKTTVIIGKAHELCVILVMIITTLLMTIVMLLVWKTSILWIALFFVTFASTEAVYLSSVLYKFTHGPYVPVAMSAVLMAVMAVWHYVHVGRYRYELEHTASADEVRQLLERRRGDLRRVPGVALFYTELVQGIPPIFRHLVEKIPAIHSVLVFVSVKHLPVPHVGSSERFIFRQVEAKRKEEEEYRVFRCVARYGYRDALEEEAGDFVATLVQNLQRYIRDASLYCTPEDGEPHGCISCRSSLGHSFVSHETKPSGRHAVHAEDMLTPIESFSEIATAHSNCGSSHLPHLKACKMNMEELLKIEQEQLFIEKEMEKGVVYILGETEVVARPHSSLLKKMVVNHMYSFLRKNFVQGQKMLFIPHRQLLKVGISYEI; encoded by the exons ATGGATCCCAGCGTCGAGAAGGACAGGAAGCAGATGGATCATGAGCTCGTCGACGTCGAGAGCGGCcgccccgacgacgacgcggcgaccGTCGAGCGGCAGGACTCGCTGTTCCGGGAGGTGGTGAGAGCCGAGCACGGCGGCCACTGGGACGAAGAGGGCGGCTGGGGGAGGACGGCGCGGCTGGCGTTCCAGTGCGTGGGGATCCTGTACGGCGACATCGGGACGTCGCCGCTGTACGTGTACTCCAGCACCTTCGAGCACGGCGTCGGCCACCCCGACGACGTCGTCGGGGTGCTCTCCCTCATCATCTACAGCTTCCTGCTCTTCACCGTCATCAAGATCGTCTTCGTCGCTCTGCATGCCAATGACCATGGAGACG GAGGAACATTTGCACTCTACTCGTTGATTTCACGGCATGCGAAGGTCAGTCTGATCCCTAACCATCAGGCGGAAGACGAGCTCATCTCCGGGTACAGCAACAACAGCGGCGGGAAGCCGTCGGGGACTCTGAGGAGAGCCCAGTGGCTGAAACAGCTGCTCGAGACGAGCATGTCGGCCAAGATTTCTCTCTTCCTGCTCACCATCCTTGCAATTGCCATGGTCATCAGCGACGCTGTGCTAACGCCTCCCATTTCTG TATTGTCAGCCGTAGGCGGTTTGAGAGAAAAGGCACCTCATCTTACAACAG ATCAAATAGTGTGGATAACAGTAGCAATTTTGGTGGTATTGTTTGCGATCCAGCGCTACGGGACTGATAAAGTTGGCTACACTTTTGCACCAATCATTCTCCTGTGGCTGCTCCTGATTGGAGCCACTGGCCTCTATAACCTGATCAAGCATGACATCGGTGTCCTGAAGGCATTCAACCCAAAATACATCATCGACTATTTCCGAAGGAACAAGAAGGAAGGATGGGTCTCGCTTGGTGCCATTCTCCTTTGCTTCACAG GATCAGAAGCACTTTTTGCTAACCTAGGATACTTCAGCATCAGATCAATTCAG CTAAGCTTTAGCTTTGGCTTACTCCCATCGGTATTACTCGCTTACACTGGACAAGCAGCATTCTTGAGTAAGAACCCGGAGAATGTTGCCAATGCCTTCTTTGCAGCTACTCCAA TCTCCTTGTTCTGGCCAACGTTTATCATGGCGATTGCTGCATCCATCATAGGAAGCCAAGCAATGATATCTTGTGCCTTCGCAACAGTTTCTCATTTGCAATCACTGAGTTGCTTCCCAAGGGTTAAGATATTGCACACATCAAAGCGATTCCCAGGCCAGCTGTACATCCCTGGAGTAAACTTCTTGTTATGTGTGGCTGCTTGTATCGTTACTGTTAGTTTCAAGACAACCGTTATTATTGGAAAGGCTCACG AACTTTGTGTTATCCTGGTGATGATCATCACAACACTCCTGATGACAATAGTGATGCTGTTGGTATGGAAGACCAGCATCCTGTGGATCGCTCTCTTCTTCGTCACGTTCGCGTCGACGGAGGCCGTGTACCTGTCGTCCGTGCTGTACAAGTTCACGCATGGCCCGTACGTGCCCGTGGCCATGTCGGCGGTCCTCATGGCGGTGATGGCCGTGTGGCACTACGTGCACGTCGGGAGGTACAGGTACGAGCTGGAGCACACGGCGTCCGCCGACGAGGTGAGGCAGCTGctggagcgccgccgcggcgacctcAGGAGGGTCCCCGGCGTGGCGCTGTTCTACacggagctggtgcagggcaTCCCGCCCATATTCCGGCACCTCGTCGAGAAGATCCCGGCCATCCACTCGGTGCTCGTCTTCGTCTCCGTCAAGCACCTGCCGGTGCCCCACGTCGGCAGCTCGGAGCGGTTCATCTTCCGGCAGGTCGAGGcgaagaggaaggaggaggaggagtacaGGGTGTTCCGTTGCGTTGCGCGGTACGGGTATCGCGACgccctggaggaggaggccggggACTTCGTTGCGACGCTGGTTCAGAATCTCCAGCGATACATACGCGATGCTAGCCTGTACTGCACGCCTGAAGATGGTGAGCCACACGGCTGCATCAGCTGTCGTAGCTCTCTCGGCCATAGCTTCGTCTCCCATGAGACGAAGCCGTCTGGACGGCACGCCGTGCATGCCGAGGACATGCTTACACCGATCGAGTCCTTCTCTGAGATCGCCACGGCTCACTCTAATTGTGGGAGCAGCCATCTGCCACACTTGAAG GCATGCAAGATGAATATGGAGGAGTTGTTGAAGATTGAACAAGAGCAGCTGTTCATTGAGAAGGAGATGGAGAAAGGTGTTGTTTACATTCTTGGAGAAACCGAGGTGGTGGCAAGGCCTCACTCGTCGCTTCTGAAGAAGATGGTAGTGAACCACATGTACTCCTTCTTAAGGAAGAACTTTGTCCAAGGGCAGAAGATGCTGTTTATTCCCCATAGGCAGTTGCTCAAAGTTGGGATCTCATATGAAATTTAG